In Myxococcus fulvus, one genomic interval encodes:
- a CDS encoding eCIS core domain-containing protein: protein MRMHTRKAQDPVRSSAPRPMARVGKGLVGRRSTFTENDAEHVASAPLGTWSIGDIPLFPPTAPQTKLAIGEAHGPLEREADRVADQVLRMPERVGPVGTSPLQLSRKCTSCEEEDTIQTMSAGARPSNWSRDTVSDVLRSPGQPLDAQTRAFFEPRFGHDFSSVRLHTDTRAAQSARSLNAHAYTVGHDVVFGRGQFAPGTHEGRRLLAHELTHVVQQSGARGLRSGSHQDTPRVSAGGASNTLMKKGFESTVQVCHRVLESRKFEVTNGGLRIVLLPQAVDRDVPNCRDFDYHVTLTRSVDWGFDKEIGTCEATTGGPRTFSFGNLSSGTYYLTVWRNFDHPHCCLEGDLMVFDEAVSEDSAGCTRHKSLSAMDIVHGALDLAGFIPVLGAIPDGVNAGIYALEGDWANAGLSAVAMVPAWGDGVKLGAIAGKGAIKVSEKAAFRLGEEGIAKGLKEVKAASQAEKAAVEATQGAAKTEKTVGKEAAAQAEKKEAKEAAQAEQAGKDSKKKKDKGSGGKWTCYGHSAVLQIPSALPENKCPYDGTYVDGPPVSAASEDAACLAAKHAFNAMMPRGCRPKHLACRCSKR from the coding sequence ATGCGAATGCACACCAGGAAGGCCCAGGACCCGGTCCGGTCCAGTGCCCCCCGGCCCATGGCGAGGGTCGGCAAGGGGCTCGTGGGAAGGCGCTCGACCTTCACCGAGAATGACGCCGAGCACGTGGCCAGCGCTCCCTTGGGGACGTGGAGCATCGGCGACATCCCGCTCTTCCCGCCCACCGCGCCACAAACAAAGCTCGCCATCGGCGAGGCGCATGGCCCCCTGGAGCGCGAGGCGGACCGCGTCGCCGACCAGGTCCTGCGCATGCCCGAGCGTGTCGGCCCTGTCGGAACCTCCCCACTGCAGCTCAGCCGCAAATGCACCTCCTGCGAGGAGGAGGACACGATCCAGACGATGTCCGCGGGGGCCCGGCCCTCGAACTGGTCTCGTGACACGGTGAGCGACGTGCTGCGCTCGCCAGGCCAGCCGCTCGATGCGCAGACCCGGGCCTTCTTCGAGCCGCGCTTCGGGCACGACTTCTCCTCCGTGCGCCTGCACACGGATACCCGGGCTGCGCAGTCCGCCCGGAGCCTGAATGCCCATGCCTATACCGTCGGCCACGACGTGGTCTTCGGCCGGGGGCAGTTCGCGCCGGGAACCCACGAAGGACGGCGCCTGCTTGCCCATGAGCTGACGCATGTGGTGCAGCAGTCCGGCGCGAGGGGACTGCGCTCCGGCAGCCACCAGGACACGCCTCGGGTCTCCGCCGGGGGCGCCTCCAACACGCTCATGAAGAAGGGCTTCGAGAGCACGGTGCAGGTGTGTCACCGGGTCCTCGAATCGAGGAAGTTCGAGGTCACGAACGGCGGCCTCCGCATCGTGCTGCTCCCTCAGGCCGTGGACCGGGACGTCCCCAACTGCCGGGACTTCGATTACCACGTCACGTTGACCCGCTCGGTGGACTGGGGGTTCGACAAGGAGATTGGCACCTGCGAGGCCACCACGGGGGGCCCCAGGACCTTCTCCTTCGGCAACCTCTCGTCCGGAACGTATTACCTGACGGTCTGGCGCAACTTCGACCATCCCCACTGCTGCCTCGAAGGGGACCTGATGGTCTTCGACGAAGCGGTCTCGGAGGACTCGGCTGGCTGTACCCGCCACAAGTCGCTGTCGGCCATGGACATCGTGCATGGCGCCTTGGACCTCGCGGGGTTCATCCCGGTGCTGGGAGCCATTCCCGATGGGGTGAACGCCGGCATCTATGCGTTGGAGGGTGATTGGGCCAACGCGGGGCTCTCGGCGGTGGCCATGGTGCCCGCCTGGGGAGATGGCGTGAAGCTGGGGGCCATCGCGGGCAAGGGGGCCATCAAGGTCTCGGAGAAGGCGGCCTTCCGGCTCGGCGAGGAAGGCATCGCCAAGGGCCTGAAGGAGGTCAAGGCCGCGAGCCAGGCGGAGAAGGCCGCCGTGGAGGCCACGCAAGGCGCGGCCAAGACGGAGAAGACCGTCGGCAAGGAAGCCGCCGCCCAGGCCGAGAAGAAGGAGGCCAAGGAGGCCGCCCAGGCGGAACAGGCAGGGAAGGATTCCAAGAAGAAGAAGGACAAGGGCTCGGGAGGGAAATGGACCTGCTACGGCCACAGCGCCGTCTTGCAGATCCCCAGCGCATTGCCTGAGAACAAGTGTCCCTACGATGGCACCTACGTCGACGGCCCTCCCGTGAGCGCCGCCAGCGAGGACGCCGCGTGCCTCGCCGCCAAGCATGCGTTCAATGCGATGATGCCGCGTGGCTGCCGCCCCAAGCACCTTGCGTGCAGGTGTTCGAAGCGATGA
- a CDS encoding HEAT repeat domain-containing protein, whose amino-acid sequence MKPDRELAKKLDAIVQGTLVDGRAQTEALVASVVSAGGTSEQELIRMLGDSSLDPELRADICWLIPRLELDGAEKLLEPLMAEPSDKLREEAAVGLGLVAQDTSIEVLLKAMEQDASRSVRRAALHALGIFSPPRAAPHVMKLLLDPNEDEETRADAAEALAHFRHEGIVEVLIDQLRDASAKVRYSAAYSLGQQGDGTAIEPLREISLRDHAATPWGSVSSSARNALDELERRDA is encoded by the coding sequence ATGAAACCCGACCGCGAACTCGCCAAGAAGTTGGACGCCATCGTCCAGGGAACCCTCGTCGATGGGCGGGCCCAGACCGAAGCGCTCGTGGCCTCCGTCGTCAGCGCGGGAGGGACATCGGAGCAGGAGCTCATCAGGATGTTGGGGGACTCAAGCCTCGACCCCGAGCTTCGCGCGGACATCTGTTGGTTGATTCCGCGGCTGGAGCTCGACGGGGCGGAGAAGCTGCTCGAACCACTCATGGCCGAGCCCTCGGACAAGCTCCGGGAGGAGGCCGCGGTGGGACTGGGGCTCGTCGCGCAAGACACCTCCATCGAGGTCCTGCTGAAGGCGATGGAGCAGGATGCCTCCCGGTCCGTCCGGCGGGCCGCGCTTCACGCGTTGGGCATCTTCAGTCCACCTCGGGCCGCGCCCCACGTGATGAAGCTCCTGCTGGACCCAAACGAAGACGAGGAGACGAGGGCGGACGCCGCGGAGGCCCTGGCCCACTTCAGACATGAGGGCATCGTGGAGGTCCTCATCGACCAGCTCCGGGACGCGTCCGCGAAGGTGCGCTACTCGGCGGCCTACTCGCTCGGGCAACAGGGTGATGGAACGGCCATCGAGCCGCTGCGCGAGATCTCTTTGAGAGACCATGCCGCCACACCGTGGGGCAGTGTCTCATCTAGCGCACGGAACGCCCTCGATGAGCTGGAGCGCCGCGACGCCTGA